ATCTCAGAACTCCAGGTTTTAAGCCGTATGTCCGTCAGATGTTAAGCGATGGCCATTGGATTTCGGGGCATTCCGATAAACATATTCTGGTGAGTGACTGGGGGAGTAGGGAGGTGCTTTTGGTCAAACGTGACTCTTTTGTCGCTGATCTTAAAGCAAACCTGAAAGCACTGGAAGGCGCGGGCGTCAAAAGAGAGCACTTGTCCTATTATATTCCTTCTTATGAATGGTATAATAGTGAAACAGTCGACTGGGCAAAAGCGGTTGGTCTGAATTCGGTTAATTATACACCAGGAATACGGACTGCGGCCGATTATACCTATCCTGAAATGGGAGCTCGCTATTTATCGTCGACAGCGATTCTCGACAATCTTTGGTCTCACGAAGCTCGATATGGGCTCAATGGATTTTTGATATTGATTCATATGGGAACTGATGATCGGCGGAAAGATAAGCTGTATCATCATTTGGATGATATCATTAGCATATTAAAGGGGAAAGGGTATCAACTTGTGGATGTACCCGATTTATTGAAATAAAGAAATACA
The DNA window shown above is from Sphingobacterium thalpophilum and carries:
- a CDS encoding polysaccharide deacetylase family protein, whose protein sequence is MALVFTGHDLSEGTAEVLASLKHNGVKGSFFLTGDYLRTPGFKPYVRQMLSDGHWISGHSDKHILVSDWGSREVLLVKRDSFVADLKANLKALEGAGVKREHLSYYIPSYEWYNSETVDWAKAVGLNSVNYTPGIRTAADYTYPEMGARYLSSTAILDNLWSHEARYGLNGFLILIHMGTDDRRKDKLYHHLDDIISILKGKGYQLVDVPDLLK